A genomic stretch from Desulfolutivibrio sulfodismutans DSM 3696 includes:
- a CDS encoding PEP-utilizing enzyme, with protein sequence MTGTPFLFTSKADTLATLSRHADLNIPPLWVFTVAQWRADPEAIMASLPPLVGESELAVRSSSRAEDQKESSGAGAFTSVLHVLAGDRTAFRDAVETVIASYGEDRSDDQVLVQSMVRGIVASGVIMTRVHTDGSPYYVINYDESGQADAITGGRNASKTVFVFRDAQESHCDSRKLCSFIALARRVESLCGSEALDMEFCLDSAGILHLLQVRPICTQARWIVGGDEQVRDKIGFVVGFVTERMGNWPELYGKRTILGVMPDWNPAEMIGVTPRLLASSLYRELITRRVWSQARELMGYRTMPPEELMLMVAGRPFIDVRVSFNSFLPVGLDTITSEALINAWLDRLDSHPQLHDKVEFQVAQTALDFCFDQNLAEWYPGLLTNSRRETFRSALHTLTLGCLDLGPSSTLPWAYDAVTELRNRQAARAPIPAHGLPREAKPLPQLVLLAEECRLFGTLPFSVLARHAFIAESLLRTAVARGAIAPERVAMFKTSVCTISGEMSCDLMSVCRGGMDRQNFLACYGHLRPSSYDILSPRYADREGLFIDSDVAPIAETAASFTLSTEERAGLEALLQEARLDAIAPEGLLEYARRSIAGRELAKFIFTRNLSDMLELLALWGEGIGLSREELSFLDVRDVMEWASHALLRNASVHFNELVTQGRDLFNLGRSIKLGYIIRSPRDVFIVPQHRSAPNFIGEGKVEAPLVRLYPDTHCSVDIVGCIVCIENADPGFDWIFSRGIAGLITMFGGTNSHMAIRCAEFGLPAAIGIGELLFETVTRASSALLNSGTCVLQPL encoded by the coding sequence ATGACAGGCACTCCTTTCCTCTTCACATCCAAAGCGGACACGCTTGCGACCCTGTCGCGCCATGCGGACCTGAACATTCCGCCTCTGTGGGTCTTCACCGTCGCGCAGTGGCGGGCCGACCCCGAAGCCATAATGGCGTCCTTGCCGCCGCTGGTCGGCGAAAGCGAGTTGGCCGTGCGCAGCTCCAGCAGGGCGGAGGACCAGAAGGAAAGTTCCGGGGCGGGTGCTTTCACCTCGGTCCTGCATGTCCTGGCCGGGGACAGAACCGCGTTCCGCGATGCCGTGGAGACCGTCATCGCCTCCTACGGGGAGGATCGGTCGGACGACCAGGTCCTCGTGCAGTCCATGGTGCGCGGTATCGTCGCCAGCGGCGTCATCATGACCCGCGTACATACGGATGGCTCCCCTTACTATGTCATCAATTACGACGAGTCCGGCCAGGCCGACGCCATTACCGGCGGCCGCAACGCCAGCAAGACCGTCTTCGTCTTCCGCGACGCGCAGGAGAGCCACTGCGACTCCCGCAAGCTCTGCTCTTTCATCGCGCTGGCCCGCAGGGTCGAATCCCTGTGCGGGTCAGAGGCCCTCGACATGGAATTCTGCCTCGACTCCGCCGGGATCCTGCACCTACTGCAGGTGCGCCCGATCTGCACTCAGGCCCGCTGGATCGTTGGCGGGGACGAGCAGGTGCGTGACAAGATCGGTTTCGTGGTGGGCTTCGTCACCGAGCGAATGGGGAACTGGCCGGAACTCTACGGCAAACGGACCATCCTGGGCGTCATGCCCGACTGGAACCCGGCGGAGATGATCGGCGTCACCCCCCGGCTGCTGGCCAGCTCGCTGTACCGGGAGCTCATCACTCGGCGCGTCTGGAGCCAGGCCCGGGAGCTCATGGGCTACCGGACCATGCCGCCCGAGGAGCTCATGCTCATGGTGGCCGGTCGGCCCTTCATCGACGTGCGCGTGAGCTTCAATTCCTTTTTGCCCGTCGGGCTCGACACCATCACCAGCGAAGCTTTGATTAACGCCTGGTTGGACCGACTGGACAGCCATCCGCAGCTGCACGACAAGGTGGAGTTCCAGGTGGCCCAAACCGCGCTGGACTTCTGCTTTGACCAGAACCTCGCGGAGTGGTATCCTGGCCTTTTAACCAACTCCAGGCGGGAGACATTCCGTAGCGCCCTGCACACCCTGACCCTGGGTTGCCTGGATCTCGGGCCTTCCTCTACCTTGCCCTGGGCCTACGACGCCGTGACCGAGCTGCGCAACCGCCAGGCTGCCCGCGCGCCCATCCCGGCGCACGGCCTGCCGCGCGAGGCCAAGCCCCTGCCGCAGCTGGTGCTGCTGGCGGAGGAATGCCGCCTGTTCGGCACGCTGCCGTTCTCCGTGCTGGCGCGACACGCGTTCATCGCCGAGTCGCTGCTGCGCACGGCGGTGGCGCGCGGGGCCATCGCCCCGGAGCGCGTGGCCATGTTCAAGACCTCGGTGTGCACTATTTCCGGCGAGATGTCCTGCGATCTCATGTCCGTGTGCCGCGGAGGCATGGACAGGCAGAATTTCCTCGCGTGCTACGGGCACCTGCGGCCCAGCAGCTACGACATCCTCTCGCCCCGCTACGCCGATCGTGAGGGGCTGTTCATCGATTCGGACGTAGCGCCCATAGCCGAAACGGCGGCCTCCTTCACCCTCTCCACCGAGGAGCGCGCCGGATTGGAGGCTCTGCTGCAAGAGGCACGACTGGACGCAATCGCACCCGAGGGCTTGCTAGAATACGCGCGTAGGAGCATCGCCGGCCGCGAACTGGCCAAGTTCATCTTCACCCGAAACCTTTCGGACATGCTTGAGCTGCTGGCCCTGTGGGGCGAGGGCATCGGCCTGAGCCGCGAAGAGCTCTCCTTCCTCGACGTGCGTGATGTCATGGAATGGGCCTCTCACGCGCTGCTGCGCAACGCCTCGGTCCATTTCAATGAACTGGTAACCCAAGGCAGAGACCTGTTCAACCTCGGCCGCAGCATCAAGCTTGGCTACATCATCCGTTCCCCCCGCGACGTTTTCATCGTCCCGCAGCACCGTAGCGCGCCAAACTTCATCGGCGAGGGCAAGGTGGAGGCGCCGCTAGTGCGCCTGTACCCAGATACCCATTGCTCCGTGGATATCGTCGGGTGCATCGTCTGCATTGAGAACGCAGACCCCGGCTTCGACTGGATCTTCTCACGCGGTATCGCCGGGCTGATCACCATGTTCGGCGGCACTAACTCACACATGGCGATCCGTTGCGCCGAATTCGGGCTGCCCGCCGCAATCGGCATCGGCGAGCTGCTTTTTGAAACCGTCACTCGAGCCAGCTCGGCGCTGCTCAATTCTGGCACCTGCGTGCTGCAGCCCCTCTGA
- a CDS encoding sulfotransferase domain-containing protein: protein MTLPHDTPKVVGLGLKLDWSDFPALDAQFVARVRAAFDADAEMFFIHGLVAQDYANIFAEWRKLHASAKVGMAPFGKFSREVAQLYSADDNLVFFDRSPSESTRSYDDISPKELDYVVISSPAYQDDIRRLMVAKGFAEHRIVTVEKLLEYLLFCPGPKVAAGLAERLLGLRQPRKRMAVVSMYGSGHEFIRVIKEKGATFELFADPAVFRHDLNPVQRNTLHLGGYTDEYSHAVVACSPDRYTDAFNDLCVVSQTKADVIFPFLDKGEWPAEAFLDFAPVVVYMPEFAGTRRMQPTFASLAAHLKRNHIHHNEGRDNPVLLDHWWRKKRRLPPMSLRDQCLKGACLSLMPFDYLTVHLAHRLECLKDLPWLKILVLLRDPRDILNSSIFKFLEDNPGMTYEAVGLRLLKGTMHVPTPTKSFPVPPFGVLLDSYRYAASQPNARFIRFEDIHDDPRKAYLDALEWLHWLPARFRPLSDDDLDDAIALSSFKRQTLGQLVRGRENNANTWVNGCRKGTVGDWRNHMTERLKNHFKALADDTLNILGYEVGDGW, encoded by the coding sequence ATGACGCTGCCACATGACACGCCCAAAGTCGTTGGGCTGGGCCTAAAACTGGACTGGTCGGACTTTCCGGCGCTGGACGCGCAGTTCGTGGCGCGCGTCCGGGCTGCCTTCGACGCCGACGCGGAAATGTTCTTCATCCATGGCCTCGTGGCGCAGGACTACGCCAACATCTTCGCCGAGTGGCGCAAGCTCCACGCCAGCGCCAAGGTCGGCATGGCACCCTTCGGCAAATTCTCCAGGGAGGTGGCGCAGCTGTACTCCGCCGACGACAACCTGGTGTTTTTCGACAGATCCCCGTCCGAGTCGACCAGATCCTACGACGACATCTCGCCGAAGGAACTGGACTATGTGGTCATCAGCAGCCCGGCCTACCAGGACGACATCCGGCGGCTCATGGTGGCCAAGGGGTTCGCGGAGCACAGAATTGTCACGGTGGAGAAGCTGCTGGAGTACCTCCTGTTCTGCCCCGGTCCCAAGGTGGCTGCCGGGCTCGCGGAGCGGCTGCTTGGTCTCAGGCAGCCGAGAAAACGCATGGCCGTGGTCTCCATGTACGGTTCGGGTCACGAGTTCATTCGGGTGATCAAGGAGAAGGGCGCTACCTTCGAGCTCTTCGCGGACCCCGCCGTGTTCCGGCACGACCTGAACCCGGTGCAGCGCAACACCCTGCACCTGGGGGGCTACACGGACGAGTACTCGCACGCCGTGGTGGCCTGCAGTCCGGACAGGTACACAGACGCCTTCAACGACCTGTGCGTCGTCTCCCAAACCAAGGCCGACGTGATTTTCCCGTTTCTGGATAAGGGGGAGTGGCCTGCGGAAGCGTTCCTGGATTTCGCGCCCGTGGTGGTTTACATGCCGGAATTCGCCGGCACGCGAAGGATGCAGCCGACCTTCGCCAGCCTAGCGGCGCACCTTAAACGCAACCACATCCACCACAACGAGGGCCGCGACAACCCCGTACTGCTCGACCACTGGTGGAGGAAGAAACGGCGTCTGCCGCCCATGTCCCTGCGCGACCAGTGCCTTAAGGGGGCCTGCCTCTCGCTTATGCCCTTCGACTACCTCACGGTGCATCTGGCGCACCGGCTGGAATGCCTCAAGGATCTTCCCTGGTTGAAGATCCTTGTCCTGCTGCGCGATCCCCGCGACATCCTGAATAGCAGTATCTTCAAGTTCCTCGAGGACAACCCGGGGATGACCTACGAGGCTGTGGGGCTCAGGCTGCTCAAGGGGACGATGCACGTGCCCACGCCCACCAAGTCCTTCCCCGTGCCCCCGTTCGGTGTCCTGCTCGACTCCTACCGCTACGCCGCGTCGCAGCCCAACGCTCGGTTCATCCGCTTTGAGGACATCCACGACGACCCCAGGAAGGCCTATCTCGACGCCTTGGAGTGGCTGCACTGGCTTCCCGCGCGGTTCCGTCCCCTGAGCGACGACGACCTGGACGACGCCATCGCGCTCAGCTCCTTCAAGCGCCAGACCCTCGGGCAGCTCGTGCGGGGCAGGGAGAACAATGCCAACACCTGGGTCAACGGCTGTCGCAAGGGGACGGTGGGCGACTGGCGCAACCACATGACCGAGCGCCTGAAAAATCACTTTAAGGCCCTGGCCGACGACACGCTCAATATTCTCGGCTATGAGGTCGGCGACGGCTGGTAG
- a CDS encoding IS630 family transposase, translating into MDSGDARNLSHSAQDAIRRKAVKAVVEGGMSQTKAAVVYGASRTSVCLWVKAYRQQGEAGLASKPKGRPKGGKLTNKQMESIRKSVLGKNPDQLRLPGLLWTRDLVGALIERRFGIRLSRWTVGRHLKDWGLTPQKPAKSALEQNPAQVKYWLEHKYVAIQQQAKAEKAKIWWGDEAGLRSDHQAGTTWGEKGVTPVVKCSGKRFGCNAITASPTWVTSASWSLKGASL; encoded by the coding sequence ATGGATTCCGGTGACGCCAGAAACCTGTCCCATTCGGCTCAGGACGCGATTCGACGCAAAGCCGTTAAGGCTGTTGTAGAGGGAGGAATGAGTCAGACCAAGGCCGCTGTGGTCTATGGAGCGTCACGCACCTCGGTATGCTTGTGGGTCAAGGCCTACCGCCAGCAAGGTGAAGCTGGCCTTGCAAGCAAGCCCAAGGGGCGGCCAAAGGGTGGAAAGCTCACAAACAAACAGATGGAGTCCATAAGGAAGTCGGTGCTGGGCAAGAATCCCGATCAATTGCGACTGCCAGGCTTGCTCTGGACCCGCGATCTGGTCGGAGCACTCATCGAAAGGCGTTTCGGCATCCGCTTGTCTCGATGGACCGTAGGCCGCCACCTCAAGGATTGGGGGCTGACTCCTCAGAAACCGGCAAAAAGTGCGCTGGAGCAGAATCCAGCCCAGGTCAAATACTGGCTTGAGCACAAATACGTCGCCATCCAGCAGCAGGCCAAGGCCGAAAAGGCCAAAATTTGGTGGGGCGACGAAGCCGGACTACGCTCTGACCATCAGGCAGGGACCACTTGGGGCGAGAAGGGGGTGACACCTGTCGTCAAATGCAGCGGCAAGCGCTTTGGCTGCAACGCGATCACGGCATCACCAACCTGGGTGACCTCAGCTTCATGGTCTTTGAAGGGCGCTTCACTGTGA
- a CDS encoding PHP domain-containing protein has translation MLIDLHLHTSAHSPDSVLKPHRACERALDLGISVIALTDHDHVWSHAEIDQLRARYERLAILRGVEVSLVDSYHAVVIGEDFKLDAGPPLTPAQLKARLDACARPSFCFVAHPFYHTPERTAELDALLRFVNGIECNSPYCCEKGHLVVAGRKVPLWYADALKLCSEFRVPALFNSDSHHEGTLGTMATKVDLVYSGQDEFVVALKAAVTSLVQDL, from the coding sequence GTGCTTATCGACCTGCATCTGCACACGAGCGCGCACTCGCCCGACTCGGTCCTTAAGCCCCACAGAGCCTGCGAGCGGGCCCTCGATCTGGGCATTTCCGTCATCGCTTTGACGGACCACGACCATGTGTGGTCCCACGCCGAGATCGACCAGCTGCGCGCTCGCTATGAGCGGCTGGCAATCCTGCGCGGCGTGGAGGTGTCCTTGGTTGACAGCTACCACGCCGTAGTCATTGGCGAGGATTTCAAGCTCGACGCGGGACCGCCGCTGACGCCCGCCCAACTGAAGGCCCGGCTGGACGCCTGCGCGCGCCCCTCGTTCTGCTTCGTCGCCCACCCCTTCTACCATACTCCGGAGAGAACGGCGGAGCTCGACGCGCTTTTGCGGTTTGTGAATGGCATCGAGTGCAACTCACCCTATTGCTGCGAAAAGGGGCATCTCGTGGTCGCCGGCAGGAAGGTTCCCCTGTGGTACGCCGACGCCCTGAAGCTTTGCTCAGAATTCCGCGTACCTGCGCTGTTCAACTCGGACTCGCACCACGAAGGGACCTTGGGCACCATGGCCACTAAAGTGGATCTGGTATATTCGGGACAGGACGAATTCGTTGTGGCCCTTAAGGCTGCGGTGACCTCGCTGGTTCAGGACTTGTGA
- a CDS encoding radical SAM protein — MERKFIQSVKELPQGAQIVIYGAGGRGGHVLRSARRSKHVTVQAFLDTFKSGEFCGLPVYKVDEYWDSELAKSKPLIVIASVYHRVIASDLESADLDRVWLFIEKQEVFPLAELPPGSVVKYLNQHKILLEATRRKVKSTKGKKCWCPLLMGVYFRPTGLSLCCWMPDLVEVTKGPEESLERLDAIRKHIIAGIADGSNKFCASCPDLQWNSGKPTTKKYDWLNIDYSVKCNMNCSYCIVKHEFKACLYNARAIVEHILDNDYLEPKFNYCWGGNGEPTLNPDFGHLMERLLPRDSEGRVYTNATLYSEHIASALRRNKMEIVVSVDAGTAKTFKAIRGRDRFKSIWANIARYLKDNANRVIVKYIVTPKNLSEAEMRAFVDKCVETGVHNVLVSRDFYKKCTCEEADAVRWLSEECAEVGIHVGHVGTAVPDEKA; from the coding sequence ATGGAGAGAAAATTCATTCAGTCCGTGAAGGAACTTCCACAAGGCGCGCAGATCGTCATATACGGAGCCGGCGGGCGTGGTGGCCACGTGCTGCGTAGCGCGCGGCGTTCCAAGCACGTCACCGTGCAGGCCTTTCTCGACACATTCAAGTCGGGTGAATTTTGCGGGCTGCCTGTCTACAAGGTCGATGAATACTGGGACTCGGAGCTGGCCAAGTCAAAGCCCCTCATCGTCATCGCCTCGGTGTATCACCGGGTCATCGCCAGTGATCTGGAATCCGCGGATCTCGACCGCGTATGGTTGTTCATCGAGAAGCAGGAGGTCTTCCCCCTTGCGGAGCTGCCGCCCGGAAGCGTGGTGAAATATCTGAACCAGCATAAGATACTGCTTGAGGCGACCCGTAGGAAGGTTAAAAGCACAAAGGGCAAGAAATGCTGGTGCCCGCTGCTCATGGGCGTGTACTTCCGGCCAACCGGCCTGTCGCTGTGCTGCTGGATGCCGGATCTTGTTGAGGTAACCAAGGGCCCGGAGGAGTCGTTAGAGAGGCTCGATGCCATTCGGAAGCACATCATCGCCGGCATCGCCGACGGGTCGAACAAGTTTTGCGCCTCCTGCCCAGACCTGCAGTGGAATTCCGGCAAGCCGACCACGAAGAAATATGACTGGCTAAATATAGACTACAGCGTGAAGTGCAATATGAATTGTTCATATTGCATTGTCAAGCACGAGTTTAAGGCGTGCCTGTACAATGCGCGCGCCATCGTCGAGCACATCCTCGACAACGACTACCTGGAGCCGAAGTTCAACTACTGCTGGGGAGGCAATGGCGAGCCGACCCTGAATCCCGACTTCGGCCATCTGATGGAGCGGCTCCTGCCCCGCGACAGCGAAGGCCGGGTCTATACCAATGCGACCCTGTATTCCGAACACATCGCGTCTGCGCTCCGGAGGAACAAGATGGAGATCGTTGTGAGCGTCGACGCCGGAACCGCCAAGACCTTCAAGGCCATCCGCGGCCGCGACAGGTTTAAGTCCATCTGGGCCAACATAGCACGCTACCTAAAGGACAACGCCAACCGTGTCATCGTCAAGTACATCGTTACGCCGAAGAACCTCTCCGAGGCCGAGATGCGGGCGTTCGTAGACAAGTGTGTCGAAACCGGCGTGCATAACGTCTTGGTGTCCCGCGATTTCTACAAGAAGTGCACTTGCGAGGAAGCAGACGCCGTCCGCTGGCTGAGTGAGGAATGCGCCGAGGTCGGCATCCATGTCGGCCACGTTGGCACTGCGGTTCCCGACGAGAAGGCATGA
- a CDS encoding sulfotransferase domain-containing protein, with the protein MPHVIGLGLEYGAGDLETGSAFVLGSVLKRCGGNLQRMMPEDFVTIFSFWLAQRPGAKVAAVPFGLFAREYHKLASTGSSVDFYDRAACGPAKSYRDVDFSQYDAIVITSVTYQNELRLHLLSEGVPDHKIITCLSMFESEFFVQADASLRAIAGHVRRLQARGRRVAAYTHHCSSHEMVRNLASHSVKFDLFIDPVNIDPLLQRPVHPVNLPKMAEQPDDILVCSQPHFYREAYRDLYLLTKTGSDIILPYHRVSSVPSVSCSDGTPALLYLPEFAGVHRFEPTFNALAQTLNRINIHFREPIHNPVLQHAFANRNGQLPPRARSEYLVGHCMALYHYEFTRVHFLFDLSAVAALNWIRVLVLLRDPRDMLNSRNFWLLKNYCPESYKQLALDALQEPDADNPPMCAWQTGAFLQLLSNYRTASRSENMRFIRYEDIRAVPKSAYLDGLKWLAWNPDPFSALSDEQLEKAIYLGTFEYQTLGKRKPGDGHPDQMPSAGQSCRKGVRGDWRSRWDDEIKDRFKEVAGDLLIELGYETDDNW; encoded by the coding sequence GTGCCACATGTGATTGGACTGGGGCTGGAATACGGAGCAGGCGATTTGGAGACTGGGTCGGCATTCGTTCTGGGCTCTGTTTTGAAGCGGTGCGGCGGCAACTTGCAGCGAATGATGCCGGAGGACTTCGTCACCATATTCTCCTTCTGGCTTGCGCAGCGTCCCGGCGCGAAGGTCGCGGCGGTCCCCTTCGGGCTGTTCGCGCGGGAGTACCACAAGTTGGCTTCCACCGGCTCCAGCGTGGATTTCTATGACAGGGCGGCGTGCGGGCCGGCCAAGTCGTATCGCGACGTGGACTTCTCCCAATACGACGCCATCGTCATCACCAGCGTCACGTACCAGAATGAGCTGCGGCTCCACCTGCTGTCCGAGGGCGTTCCGGACCACAAGATCATCACCTGCCTGTCGATGTTCGAAAGCGAGTTTTTCGTTCAGGCAGACGCGAGCCTGCGCGCCATCGCCGGGCACGTGCGGAGACTCCAGGCCCGGGGGCGGAGGGTTGCGGCGTATACGCACCATTGCAGCAGTCACGAGATGGTCCGCAACTTGGCTTCCCACAGCGTCAAATTCGACCTCTTCATTGATCCGGTGAACATCGATCCGCTTCTGCAACGTCCCGTCCACCCTGTGAATCTGCCCAAGATGGCCGAGCAGCCCGACGATATCCTGGTCTGTTCCCAGCCGCATTTTTACCGCGAGGCGTACCGGGATCTGTACCTACTTACCAAGACTGGCTCGGACATCATCCTACCCTACCACAGGGTCTCCTCGGTCCCCTCCGTGAGCTGTTCGGACGGTACCCCTGCCCTGCTCTATCTACCCGAGTTCGCGGGCGTCCACCGGTTCGAGCCGACCTTCAACGCGCTTGCGCAGACCCTGAATAGGATCAACATCCACTTTCGCGAGCCTATCCATAACCCGGTTCTGCAGCACGCTTTTGCCAACCGCAACGGCCAGTTGCCCCCTCGTGCTCGTTCCGAATACCTGGTGGGGCACTGCATGGCGCTGTACCATTACGAGTTCACGCGAGTGCACTTCCTGTTCGACCTCTCCGCCGTGGCCGCGCTTAACTGGATCAGGGTGCTGGTGCTTCTGCGGGACCCGCGCGACATGCTCAACAGCAGGAACTTCTGGCTGCTCAAGAACTATTGCCCTGAGAGCTACAAGCAGCTAGCCCTTGACGCACTGCAGGAGCCTGATGCGGATAATCCCCCCATGTGCGCATGGCAGACCGGCGCATTCCTGCAGCTGCTCAGCAACTACAGGACCGCAAGCCGCTCGGAGAACATGCGGTTCATTCGCTACGAGGACATCCGCGCCGTGCCCAAGTCGGCCTACCTGGACGGCCTGAAATGGCTCGCCTGGAATCCCGACCCCTTTTCGGCCCTGTCCGACGAGCAGCTGGAGAAGGCCATCTACCTTGGCACGTTTGAGTACCAGACCCTGGGCAAGCGCAAGCCCGGCGACGGACATCCGGACCAGATGCCGTCCGCGGGCCAAAGCTGCCGCAAGGGCGTGCGCGGAGACTGGCGGAGTCGCTGGGACGACGAGATCAAGGACAGGTTCAAAGAGGTGGCAGGGGACTTGCTCATCGAACTCGGGTACGAGACCGACGACAACTGGTAG
- a CDS encoding cytidylyltransferase domain-containing protein has translation MFSDKFVVGIIVARGGGSTFYRKNAFPVQGRPVLAWAIDIMRSAGFIDKVFVWTEDAELKRITEECGAVALHRPREMVHYFSGYHSISEWNQTQGRQMYEHLGRKSDYLVSYNCNCICFRPESLVDMMQALHKSRERALRIQGICRVESGLCLVSPKDGRLFPFWNDQEQPLDTNPQLYRIVGVGIMNHTVPHSSSLETLYHEVLSGEGFDFQNEQDIPIAEYCVRSHCNNTTRKA, from the coding sequence ATGTTCTCGGATAAATTTGTTGTTGGGATCATCGTCGCGCGTGGGGGCGGGTCCACGTTCTACCGCAAGAACGCCTTCCCGGTCCAAGGGCGCCCGGTGCTGGCCTGGGCCATTGACATCATGCGCAGCGCCGGATTCATCGACAAGGTGTTCGTATGGACTGAAGACGCGGAGCTCAAGCGCATTACCGAGGAGTGCGGTGCCGTCGCGCTCCACAGGCCCCGCGAGATGGTCCACTATTTCTCTGGATACCATTCGATCTCCGAGTGGAACCAGACGCAGGGAAGGCAGATGTACGAGCACCTGGGCCGCAAGAGCGACTACCTCGTCTCCTACAACTGCAACTGCATCTGTTTCCGGCCAGAGAGCCTGGTGGACATGATGCAGGCGCTGCACAAGTCGCGGGAGCGGGCTCTACGAATCCAGGGCATCTGCCGCGTGGAGAGCGGGCTTTGCTTGGTGAGCCCGAAGGATGGGCGCCTCTTTCCCTTCTGGAACGACCAGGAACAGCCGCTTGATACCAATCCCCAGCTCTACAGGATAGTCGGGGTGGGGATCATGAACCATACGGTGCCTCATTCCAGCTCGCTGGAGACGCTGTACCACGAAGTCCTGTCCGGGGAGGGATTCGACTTTCAAAATGAGCAGGACATCCCTATTGCGGAATACTGCGTCCGCAGTCATTGCAACAATACCACACGAAAAGCATGA
- a CDS encoding transposase, whose product MKVFLEFLGRMVRRLDGRKVFFIVDRHSVRKAKKVNDWLAEHEDKIRLFLLPPYSPELNPDALASQDIKRTSFVTEG is encoded by the coding sequence GTGAAAGTATTCTTGGAATTTCTGGGTCGTATGGTGAGGCGACTTGACGGACGCAAAGTATTCTTCATTGTGGACAGGCACTCGGTACGAAAAGCGAAGAAGGTCAATGATTGGCTGGCCGAACACGAAGACAAGATCAGGCTTTTCCTTCTGCCGCCATATAGCCCTGAGTTGAATCCTGACGCGCTTGCGAGTCAGGACATCAAACGCACCTCTTTCGTGACGGAAGGGTGA
- a CDS encoding IS1380 family transposase has protein sequence MAIEKAKTFWHIDLTGLSECLFTREVRHMGKLALEITGEPIIGNAGLAAMGELMRSSDIDSICAKRESPNYQVAVKDSLRCLGGLLAIGKVGFDHVRQFKDSEFFTTALGVGRRIPSQATLRQRFEAMSRDRNVHDAMPTCSVRMLRKLDFKPRIVSVPSFVGVRIDTDSTILDNSDTKKEGIAKGYSGVLGYAPVCSFLEGGLIVGVKLCPGSHHPLHEGTLDFHAAVRERVRKLTKAHLLWVDDAAFDDVALMAARLKAGDSFITRHNLRRERPDVLINLAMQEGRAHSPRPGKTVYTGCTRREREEIGAVRLVYEVTERTSKKGQALLLPEYTVFSVWTDLEKVSDADILRLYRDRGTCEQYFAELKSELDLERLPSGKFAVNELYFQLGVLVNNMLRVLGELLLNSGIIGLKKATRRRLRTIMQGMMYLCGRLVRHARRIVLKVASSGGFGEALVGLQRRLAQV, from the coding sequence TTGGCAATTGAAAAAGCTAAAACATTTTGGCATATTGACCTCACAGGATTGAGCGAATGCCTCTTCACCCGCGAGGTGCGCCACATGGGGAAATTGGCCCTTGAGATCACTGGGGAACCGATCATCGGCAATGCCGGGCTTGCAGCCATGGGCGAACTCATGCGCAGCAGCGATATCGATTCCATCTGCGCCAAGCGGGAGTCCCCGAACTATCAGGTCGCTGTGAAGGACAGCCTGCGGTGCCTTGGAGGGCTCCTCGCCATAGGCAAGGTAGGGTTCGACCACGTGCGGCAGTTCAAGGACAGCGAGTTCTTCACGACAGCCTTGGGGGTTGGTCGTCGTATCCCGTCGCAGGCAACTCTGCGGCAGCGTTTCGAGGCCATGAGTCGTGACCGCAATGTCCACGACGCCATGCCTACATGCTCCGTGCGCATGCTGCGCAAGCTGGATTTCAAACCCCGGATCGTCAGCGTGCCTTCCTTTGTCGGCGTGCGGATCGACACCGACTCCACCATCCTCGACAACAGCGACACCAAGAAGGAGGGCATCGCCAAGGGCTATAGCGGGGTTCTCGGCTACGCCCCGGTTTGCTCGTTCCTCGAAGGCGGTCTGATCGTGGGAGTCAAGCTTTGCCCAGGAAGTCATCACCCTCTGCATGAAGGGACCTTGGACTTCCATGCCGCGGTCCGCGAGCGGGTGCGCAAGCTGACCAAGGCCCATCTGCTCTGGGTGGACGACGCGGCCTTCGACGACGTGGCGCTCATGGCGGCTCGACTCAAGGCCGGGGACAGCTTCATCACTCGCCACAACCTGCGCCGGGAACGGCCCGATGTCCTGATCAACCTGGCCATGCAGGAAGGGCGAGCCCATTCTCCCAGGCCCGGCAAAACCGTCTACACGGGGTGCACCCGCCGGGAGCGCGAAGAAATCGGAGCTGTCCGGCTGGTCTACGAGGTGACCGAGAGGACCAGCAAGAAGGGGCAGGCCCTGCTCTTGCCGGAGTACACGGTTTTCAGCGTCTGGACGGACCTCGAGAAGGTGTCCGATGCCGATATCCTTCGCTTGTATCGCGACCGGGGCACGTGCGAACAATACTTCGCGGAGCTCAAAAGCGAACTCGACCTGGAACGCCTTCCCTCCGGGAAGTTTGCGGTCAACGAGTTGTACTTCCAACTCGGCGTCCTGGTGAACAATATGCTCCGCGTGCTGGGCGAGTTGCTGCTCAACTCCGGGATCATCGGGCTGAAGAAGGCGACGCGCCGCCGTTTGCGCACCATCATGCAGGGCATGATGTACCTGTGCGGCCGGTTGGTCCGGCATGCGCGACGGATTGTCTTGAAAGTGGCGTCCAGCGGCGGATTCGGCGAAGCGCTTGTCGGCCTGCAGAGACGGTTGGCGCAAGTCTGA